The following coding sequences lie in one Moritella viscosa genomic window:
- the hutG gene encoding formiminoglutamase, with amino-acid sequence MTKTTDPAGSQHKIMNHAATNTDIWQGRIDAEDGDTGMRFHQKVILIGENDQLTNQAGVVLLGFACDEGVKRNKGRVGAVQAPDLIRKALANMAWHHAVAIDTGNSTSTLVDAGNIYCNDTDLAASQKELANHVETALNQQNKVMVLGGGHEIAWGTFQGLAQHFQNASISKPKIGIINFDAHFDLRTYSADEQAFPTSSGTPFNQIAKHCQQLGWAFNYACLGVSRASNTQALFTLADQLGVHYREDHQLASYHLAERIEELIAFIDNVDYLYLTIDIDVFSASTAPGVSAPAARGVNYESVEALLQPIFNAKNTAGQAKLRVADLAEYNPNFDIDNQTARLAARLTWDITRAMFK; translated from the coding sequence ATGACTAAAACAACTGATCCCGCAGGCTCCCAACATAAAATAATGAATCATGCCGCGACTAATACTGATATTTGGCAGGGTCGAATTGACGCCGAAGACGGTGACACAGGCATGCGTTTTCATCAAAAAGTCATTTTAATCGGAGAAAACGATCAGTTAACAAACCAAGCTGGTGTTGTCCTACTCGGTTTCGCTTGCGATGAAGGCGTAAAACGTAACAAAGGCCGTGTTGGTGCAGTACAAGCTCCCGATCTTATTCGTAAAGCACTGGCTAATATGGCATGGCATCATGCCGTTGCTATAGATACAGGTAATAGCACATCAACCCTTGTTGATGCAGGTAATATCTATTGCAACGATACTGATTTAGCCGCCAGCCAAAAAGAACTGGCTAATCATGTCGAAACAGCCCTCAACCAACAAAACAAAGTGATGGTATTAGGCGGTGGACACGAAATCGCTTGGGGGACATTCCAAGGATTAGCGCAGCATTTTCAGAATGCTAGCATCAGTAAGCCAAAAATCGGTATTATAAACTTTGATGCCCATTTTGATTTACGCACCTATTCAGCAGACGAACAAGCGTTCCCTACTAGCTCAGGCACGCCATTTAATCAGATAGCGAAACACTGCCAACAACTCGGCTGGGCGTTCAATTATGCGTGCCTTGGTGTCAGTCGCGCCAGTAATACCCAAGCGTTATTCACCCTCGCAGATCAACTTGGAGTGCATTATCGCGAAGACCACCAGCTGGCTTCTTATCACCTTGCCGAGCGTATCGAAGAATTAATCGCATTTATTGATAACGTGGATTACCTCTATCTAACCATAGATATCGATGTGTTCTCTGCGAGCACTGCACCCGGTGTTAGCGCACCAGCTGCACGAGGGGTGAATTATGAAAGTGTCGAAGCATTACTACAACCCATATTTAACGCTAAAAATACAGCAGGCCAAGCAAAATTGCGAGTAGCTGATTTAGCTGAATACAATCCAAATTTTGATATAGACAATCAAACTGCAAGACTTGCAGCACGATTAACGTGGGATATTACCCGCGCCATGTTTAAGTGA
- the hutU gene encoding urocanate hydratase translates to MTDKRLDTSRTIIAPHGTQLNAKSWQTEAPLRMLMNNLHPDVAEHPHALVVYGGIGRAARDWECYDKIVEVLKRLEDDETLLVQSGKPVGVFKTHSNAPRVLIANSNLVPHWANWEHFNKLDKAGLMMYGQMTAGSWIYIGSQGIVQGTYETFVAMAKQHFDGQAQGRWVLTAGLGGMGGAQPLAATMAGFSMIAVECDESRIDYRLRTGYVDKKATTLDEALALLDEAIKSKQPISIGLLGNAADIFPELVKRGVIPDCTTDQTSAHDPLNGYLPQGWTMAHAASMRKEDEAVVVKAAKQSMAVQVQAMLDLQKAGSATVDYGNNIRQMALEEGVENAFDFPGFVPAYIRPLFCEGIGPFRWVALSGDPEDIYKTDQKVKELIPDNPQLHNWLDMARERIQFQGLPARICWVGLKDRQRLGLAFNEMVKNGELKAPIVIGRDHLDSGSVASPNRETEGMIDGSDAVSDWPLLNALLNTASGATWVSLHHGGGVGMGFSQHSGMVILCDGTDDAHERISRVLHNDPATGVMRHADAGYDIAKTCAKEQNLDLPMLK, encoded by the coding sequence ATGACTGATAAACGTTTAGATACGTCTCGTACTATCATTGCCCCTCACGGCACCCAACTCAACGCTAAATCATGGCAAACCGAAGCGCCATTACGCATGTTGATGAACAATCTACACCCTGATGTTGCCGAGCATCCACATGCATTGGTTGTTTATGGCGGCATTGGTCGCGCGGCGCGTGATTGGGAATGTTACGACAAAATAGTCGAAGTACTAAAGCGCTTAGAGGATGACGAAACACTACTTGTACAATCAGGTAAACCAGTTGGCGTATTCAAAACCCACAGTAATGCCCCGCGTGTACTGATTGCCAACTCAAACCTAGTACCACATTGGGCAAACTGGGAACACTTCAACAAGCTAGATAAAGCTGGCTTGATGATGTATGGGCAGATGACCGCAGGTTCTTGGATCTATATCGGCTCGCAAGGCATTGTGCAAGGTACTTACGAAACATTCGTGGCGATGGCAAAACAACATTTTGACGGCCAAGCACAAGGTCGCTGGGTATTAACAGCTGGTTTAGGTGGCATGGGTGGCGCGCAACCGCTTGCCGCAACAATGGCAGGCTTTTCTATGATTGCCGTTGAATGTGATGAATCACGTATCGATTACCGCCTGCGTACCGGTTATGTCGATAAAAAAGCCACAACCCTTGATGAAGCATTAGCGCTACTTGATGAAGCAATCAAAAGCAAGCAACCAATTTCAATTGGCCTACTTGGTAATGCCGCCGATATTTTCCCTGAATTAGTGAAACGTGGTGTCATTCCAGATTGTACTACCGACCAAACATCTGCTCACGATCCACTTAATGGTTATCTGCCACAAGGCTGGACCATGGCGCACGCTGCATCAATGCGTAAAGAAGATGAAGCGGTTGTCGTTAAAGCCGCGAAACAATCGATGGCCGTACAAGTACAAGCCATGTTAGATCTGCAAAAAGCAGGTTCAGCAACCGTAGATTATGGTAATAACATTCGTCAAATGGCATTGGAAGAAGGCGTTGAGAATGCGTTTGATTTCCCCGGTTTTGTTCCAGCCTATATTCGACCACTGTTCTGTGAAGGCATAGGTCCTTTCCGTTGGGTTGCATTGTCTGGTGATCCAGAAGATATTTACAAAACAGATCAAAAAGTAAAAGAGCTGATCCCAGATAATCCACAGCTACACAACTGGTTAGACATGGCCCGCGAACGTATTCAATTCCAAGGTCTGCCTGCACGTATTTGTTGGGTTGGCTTAAAAGACCGTCAGCGCCTTGGTTTAGCCTTTAACGAGATGGTTAAAAATGGCGAACTTAAAGCGCCGATTGTGATTGGTCGTGACCACCTTGATTCCGGTTCTGTTGCGAGTCCTAATCGCGAAACCGAAGGCATGATAGATGGTTCTGATGCCGTATCGGATTGGCCATTATTAAATGCTCTGCTCAATACAGCAAGTGGTGCTACTTGGGTATCACTGCATCATGGCGGCGGCGTTGGCATGGGCTTCTCTCAACATTCAGGCATGGTGATACTTTGTGACGGCACCGATGATGCCCATGAACGTATTAGTCGTGTATTACATAACGATCCAGCCACTGGTGTCATGCGTCATGCAGATGCGGGTTATGATATTGCCAAAACCTGCGCGAAAGAACAAAACTTAGACCTACCGATGCTTAAATAA
- the hutH gene encoding histidine ammonia-lyase — MYQLTIKPGQLTLAQLRQISRAPVQVSLDPRCYDDIHASTEIVNNVIAEDRIAYGINTGFGLLANTRIAPEDLETLQRSIVLSHAAGIGEFMNDETVRLMMVLKINSLARGFSGIRLSVIEALMQLVNAEVYPCVPKKGSVGASGDLAPLAHMSTVLLGEGEARYQGKVISGEEALTIAGMQKITLAPKEGLALLNGTQASTAFGLEGLFAAEDLFASATLCGAMTVEAALGSRRPFDPRVHRVRGHRTQMDSAAMYRHILEFSSEIGNSHTACEKVQDPYSLRCQPQVMGACLQQIRNSAEIFEVEANSVSDNPLVFADDGDIISAGNFHAEPIAMASDNLALAIAEIGSLSERRMALLIDSSLSKLPPFLVDNGGVNSGFMIAQVTAAALASENKSLAHPASVDSLPTSANQEDHVSMATFAGRRLKDMAENTRGILAVELLSAAQGLDFRAPLKSSLLIEQAKAELRERVDFYDKDRYFAPDIAKANQLLLEAAHNKLVARDMLPSF, encoded by the coding sequence ATGTACCAACTAACAATTAAGCCAGGACAACTTACTCTGGCACAGCTTCGTCAAATCAGTCGTGCCCCTGTACAGGTGTCGCTCGACCCTCGCTGCTATGATGATATCCATGCCAGCACAGAAATTGTAAATAATGTGATTGCAGAAGACCGCATTGCTTACGGTATTAATACCGGTTTTGGCCTGCTTGCTAACACCCGTATCGCGCCTGAAGATCTCGAAACTCTTCAGCGTAGTATCGTGTTATCCCATGCGGCAGGTATCGGCGAATTCATGAACGACGAAACTGTTCGATTGATGATGGTGCTTAAAATTAACAGCCTAGCACGTGGTTTCTCAGGTATCCGCTTATCGGTTATTGAAGCGTTAATGCAACTGGTTAATGCCGAAGTTTACCCGTGCGTACCGAAAAAAGGCTCGGTGGGTGCATCTGGCGATCTCGCCCCACTTGCCCACATGAGCACGGTTTTACTGGGTGAAGGTGAAGCTCGCTATCAAGGTAAAGTCATTTCGGGTGAAGAAGCATTAACGATTGCAGGCATGCAGAAGATCACGTTAGCGCCGAAAGAAGGGTTAGCCTTGTTAAACGGCACGCAAGCATCTACTGCGTTTGGCCTTGAAGGGTTATTTGCTGCCGAAGATCTGTTTGCTTCAGCAACCTTATGTGGCGCAATGACAGTGGAAGCCGCGTTAGGCAGTCGCCGTCCGTTTGATCCACGCGTTCATCGTGTACGTGGTCACCGTACACAAATGGACTCGGCGGCTATGTATCGTCACATACTTGAATTTAGCAGTGAAATTGGAAATTCTCATACGGCATGTGAAAAAGTCCAAGACCCTTACTCACTACGTTGCCAGCCGCAAGTGATGGGCGCATGTTTACAACAAATCCGTAATTCAGCTGAAATATTCGAAGTCGAAGCGAATTCAGTATCAGATAACCCGTTAGTGTTTGCCGATGATGGCGATATTATCTCGGCGGGTAACTTCCACGCAGAACCCATTGCGATGGCCAGTGATAACCTTGCGCTGGCGATTGCAGAGATTGGCAGTTTATCAGAACGTCGTATGGCGCTATTGATTGACAGTAGCTTAAGTAAATTACCGCCATTCCTTGTTGATAATGGCGGCGTTAACTCTGGTTTTATGATTGCGCAGGTAACTGCAGCGGCGTTAGCCAGTGAGAACAAGTCTTTAGCCCATCCAGCATCGGTCGATAGTTTACCGACCTCAGCCAATCAAGAAGATCATGTATCTATGGCGACCTTTGCTGGGCGTCGTTTAAAAGACATGGCTGAAAATACCCGTGGTATCTTAGCGGTTGAGCTGCTGTCTGCGGCACAAGGACTTGATTTCAGAGCGCCGCTAAAATCGTCCCTGTTAATTGAACAGGCTAAAGCAGAGCTACGTGAACGTGTCGATTTCTACGACAAAGACCGTTACTTTGCGCCTGATATTGCCAAAGCTAATCAACTGCTCCTAGAAGCGGCCCACAATAAGCTTGTTGCAAGAGACATGCTACCGAGTTTCTAA
- a CDS encoding membrane protein, with translation MEYRIIKYLWIITFAVVLIWSGIDPKDQFTWFLEVVPAIIGAVILASTYNSFRLTSLLYFFILVHCIVLMIGGHYTYAEVPFFDGLFGAERNNYDKVGHFFQGFVPALIARELLIRKKVVNGDRWRVLFIISVSLAFSAFYELIEWWVALTTGENAEAFLGTQGYIWDTQSDMGLALLGAIVSVLLLSKFHDRQLNDIAKP, from the coding sequence ATGGAGTACCGTATTATTAAATACCTCTGGATTATAACTTTCGCAGTTGTACTGATTTGGTCTGGTATTGATCCAAAAGATCAGTTTACTTGGTTCCTTGAAGTCGTACCTGCAATCATCGGCGCTGTTATTCTAGCGTCAACTTATAATAGTTTTAGACTGACGTCACTGCTGTATTTCTTCATTTTGGTACATTGTATTGTCTTGATGATAGGTGGTCATTATACGTATGCCGAAGTCCCTTTTTTTGATGGTTTATTTGGTGCTGAAAGGAATAACTACGATAAAGTTGGGCATTTCTTCCAAGGTTTTGTACCTGCATTAATTGCCAGAGAATTATTGATACGAAAGAAGGTTGTCAATGGTGATCGTTGGCGGGTACTGTTTATTATCTCGGTGAGTCTCGCGTTTAGTGCGTTTTATGAACTTATCGAATGGTGGGTAGCGTTAACTACGGGAGAGAATGCTGAAGCATTTTTAGGTACTCAAGGTTATATATGGGATACCCAATCAGATATGGGGCTTGCACTATTAGGGGCGATAGTCTCAGTATTATTACTCTCTAAGTTCCACGATCGACAGCTCAATGACATAGCAAAGCCCTAA
- a CDS encoding glycine betaine transporter, BCCT family — translation MQLNACQIGEEVPVIPNTSTRRKSDKLVPALTIGFISLFLLSAIIDLPRFTTLIQDLFSAAAGQFGYFWQWLMVANFAVALCIAATRYGKTRMGLKTKPEIGTFRWLAMIMCTLLAGGGVFWSAAEPIYHFITPSASYPDIVGSTVDAVVPALSQSFLHWGFLAWSVLGTLATIVLMYAHHHHGIKLRPRALLFPIVGNRLENHWFGAVIDACSIIAVAAGTIGPIGFLASQMGYSLEVLIGLKNDMNSQLMILAVVVLICALSAASGMDKGLQWLSRLNVIGAFALLLAILILGPTQFIFEEFGRAFATYLQDIPAMSLTSDNPGWNVWWTWFFWGWFIGFAPMMAIFIARISEGRSIRELVLAVAIGAPIATNFWFSVLGGTGIFLELQTPGIISAPLNEAGLPAVLLAILQQLPLSEILLPAFLILTTTFVVTTGDSMAYSIAMVVSGDNEPDRKQRIFWAVIMGCVAAVLLLAGDGGLNALQSFIVITAVPVSLLIAATLLTGPMAAIKMTKAQDALLAEKALAKA, via the coding sequence ATGCAACTAAATGCATGCCAGATTGGCGAAGAAGTACCCGTAATACCGAATACCTCAACGCGTCGCAAAAGCGACAAATTGGTTCCAGCATTAACAATTGGCTTCATTAGCTTATTTTTATTGTCTGCGATCATTGACCTCCCTCGTTTCACAACCTTAATTCAAGACTTATTTTCAGCAGCCGCTGGACAATTTGGTTACTTTTGGCAATGGCTAATGGTAGCGAACTTTGCTGTTGCGTTATGCATTGCGGCAACCCGTTACGGTAAAACCCGTATGGGCCTGAAAACCAAACCTGAAATAGGTACGTTCCGCTGGTTAGCAATGATCATGTGTACCCTATTAGCAGGTGGTGGCGTTTTCTGGTCTGCTGCAGAGCCTATTTATCATTTCATTACGCCATCAGCAAGCTATCCTGACATTGTAGGATCAACTGTTGATGCAGTTGTCCCAGCACTAAGTCAAAGCTTTTTGCATTGGGGGTTCCTTGCGTGGTCAGTGCTTGGCACACTCGCAACGATTGTATTGATGTATGCACATCACCATCATGGTATTAAGTTGCGCCCACGTGCGTTACTTTTCCCTATCGTTGGTAATCGTCTAGAAAACCATTGGTTTGGCGCAGTCATTGACGCATGTTCAATTATTGCCGTCGCAGCTGGTACAATTGGTCCTATTGGTTTCTTAGCATCGCAAATGGGCTATAGCCTAGAAGTCCTAATCGGACTTAAAAATGACATGAACTCTCAGCTGATGATATTAGCCGTGGTAGTGTTAATTTGTGCGCTATCGGCCGCATCAGGCATGGACAAAGGTTTACAGTGGCTTAGCCGCTTAAATGTCATTGGCGCGTTCGCATTACTATTAGCGATCCTGATCTTAGGTCCCACACAATTCATTTTTGAAGAGTTTGGTCGTGCATTTGCAACTTATTTGCAAGATATACCAGCGATGAGTTTAACTAGCGATAATCCAGGTTGGAATGTTTGGTGGACTTGGTTCTTCTGGGGCTGGTTCATTGGTTTTGCACCTATGATGGCGATTTTTATTGCGCGTATTTCAGAAGGTCGTAGTATCCGTGAGTTAGTATTGGCTGTTGCCATTGGAGCACCGATTGCTACAAACTTCTGGTTCTCGGTATTAGGCGGTACAGGCATTTTCCTCGAGCTACAAACACCGGGTATCATTTCAGCCCCATTAAATGAAGCTGGCTTACCTGCGGTATTATTAGCAATATTACAGCAATTACCATTAAGCGAAATCTTGCTACCTGCATTCTTAATACTCACGACAACGTTTGTTGTAACCACAGGTGACTCGATGGCTTATTCGATAGCGATGGTTGTATCTGGCGATAATGAACCCGACCGTAAGCAGCGCATATTCTGGGCTGTTATCATGGGTTGTGTTGCTGCAGTATTATTACTCGCGGGTGACGGTGGTTTAAATGCACTGCAATCATTCATTGTGATTACTGCTGTACCAGTATCATTACTTATTGCCGCAACCTTGTTAACAGGGCCAATGGCTGCAATTAAGATGACTAAAGCACAAGATGCGCTACTTGCAGAAAAAGCACTAGCAAAAGCATAA
- a CDS encoding putative uncharacterized protein (No significant database matches), producing the protein MKLSLSKDTTVIRKKKVTYVVSAQDKQDQVKNISSDFSLELSEAKIEISRLKQELVNQKVKLQTEISNNFKVIRRDEIRKASDIFEEEKRNLIRKLLQEHTQRVHEINREHEQALNKAVLRTLEIPQNQSRIRHYNESRDYSDDILMELDNQYERDNGLLEPEPYDPELE; encoded by the coding sequence ATGAAGTTATCTTTATCTAAAGACACTACAGTAATCAGAAAGAAGAAAGTTACTTATGTTGTATCTGCTCAGGATAAACAAGATCAAGTAAAAAATATATCTTCAGACTTTTCACTTGAACTAAGCGAAGCAAAAATAGAAATCTCACGACTTAAACAAGAACTAGTTAATCAGAAAGTTAAATTACAAACTGAAATATCTAATAATTTCAAAGTAATAAGAAGAGATGAAATAAGAAAAGCAAGCGATATCTTTGAAGAAGAAAAGCGCAATTTAATTCGTAAGCTCTTACAAGAACATACTCAAAGAGTCCATGAAATTAATAGAGAACACGAACAAGCACTAAATAAAGCTGTGCTTCGAACGTTGGAAATCCCCCAAAATCAATCAAGAATTCGACATTATAACGAATCAAGGGATTATTCTGATGATATTTTAATGGAGCTAGACAATCAGTATGAAAGAGATAATGGACTTTTAGAGCCAGAACCTTATGACCCAGAGCTAGAATAA
- a CDS encoding putative uncharacterized protein (No significant database matches) produces the protein MIVTFHITSFTRMNGKQWRVLLIDITGLMIPRIKKLPYINNIFFIIIFFKCNILKSKTILNFYVQI, from the coding sequence ATGATAGTTACTTTTCACATAACATCATTTACAAGAATGAACGGAAAACAGTGGCGAGTATTACTTATCGACATCACTGGCCTGATGATTCCACGGATTAAAAAGCTTCCCTATATCAATAATATCTTCTTTATAATCATATTTTTTAAATGTAATATACTTAAAAGTAAAACAATTTTAAATTTTTACGTGCAGATATGA
- the bglB gene encoding 6-phospho-beta-glucosidase encodes MNLFPQDFLWGGAIAANQIEGAFQQDGKGLSTADLLPKGILSDHQERADKTAGIKDLAIDFYNRYPEDIQLFKEMGFTCLRLSIAWTRIFPNGDESQPNEAGLAYYDRIFDELAKHDIKPFVTLSHYEMPVGLVDNYGGWTDRKLIGFFERYAITVFERYQNKVKLWLTFNEINMSLHAPYTGVGLPETTGEQAIYQAIHHQLLASAKAVTLCKQIIPDAQIGNMLLGALNYPYTCNPDDVMAAVHENNKWLFFGDVQTRGRYPGYILRYFRDNNIEVRMEEGDLETLSEACVDFISFSYYASGCASADPKQKEVGNIIDSVPNPYLEKSQWGWLIDPKGLRVLLNFLYDRYQKPLFIVENGLGARDEVTADGEIIDDYRIQYLNDHLVQAREAILDGVELMGFTSWGPIDLVANSTAEMDKRYGFIYVHSSNTCLAR; translated from the coding sequence ATGAATTTATTTCCACAGGACTTCTTATGGGGTGGAGCAATTGCTGCTAACCAGATCGAAGGTGCATTCCAGCAAGATGGTAAAGGTTTATCGACAGCAGACTTATTACCTAAAGGGATTTTAAGTGATCATCAAGAACGTGCAGATAAAACCGCGGGAATTAAAGATCTCGCTATCGACTTTTATAACCGCTACCCGGAAGATATCCAATTATTTAAAGAGATGGGCTTTACTTGTTTAAGATTGTCTATTGCATGGACGCGTATATTTCCTAATGGTGATGAAAGTCAGCCTAATGAAGCGGGTCTTGCTTACTATGACCGTATTTTTGATGAGCTAGCTAAACATGATATAAAACCATTTGTTACTTTATCTCATTACGAAATGCCTGTGGGTTTAGTTGATAATTATGGTGGTTGGACTGACCGAAAACTGATTGGATTTTTTGAACGCTATGCAATAACCGTGTTTGAGCGTTACCAAAATAAAGTGAAATTGTGGCTGACTTTTAATGAAATTAATATGTCGTTACATGCACCGTATACCGGTGTAGGTTTACCTGAAACCACTGGTGAACAAGCCATTTATCAAGCAATTCATCATCAACTCCTTGCCAGTGCCAAAGCGGTGACCTTGTGTAAACAAATCATCCCCGATGCTCAAATTGGTAATATGTTGTTGGGTGCGCTGAATTACCCTTATACCTGTAATCCCGATGATGTAATGGCGGCGGTACACGAGAATAACAAATGGTTATTCTTTGGTGATGTGCAGACCCGTGGTAGATATCCTGGTTATATATTGCGTTATTTCAGAGACAATAATATCGAAGTAAGAATGGAAGAAGGGGATTTGGAGACGCTATCTGAAGCGTGTGTCGATTTTATCTCGTTTAGTTATTATGCCAGCGGCTGTGCCAGTGCTGACCCGAAGCAAAAAGAAGTTGGTAACATTATTGATAGTGTACCAAACCCTTATTTAGAGAAAAGTCAGTGGGGATGGTTAATCGATCCGAAAGGTTTACGGGTATTATTGAATTTCTTGTATGACAGATACCAAAAGCCTTTGTTTATTGTTGAAAATGGTCTAGGGGCCCGTGATGAAGTTACTGCGGATGGCGAAATTATTGATGATTATCGTATTCAATATTTGAACGATCACTTAGTACAGGCAAGGGAGGCGATCTTAGATGGTGTTGAACTGATGGGGTTCACTAGTTGGGGGCCGATTGATTTAGTGGCTAACTCAACCGCTGAAATGGATAAACGCTATGGCTTTATTTATGTTCATAGTTCTAACACTTGTTTAGCACGATAA
- a CDS encoding acetyltransferase, GNAT family, with protein sequence MLKPISLESELIKLEPITMAHLSDFYNAGNFAEVWRYMQSNPCENIEITRTWISGMIDEMDTGSQIAFVIINKQSNKIVGSTRLFRVNEVDRALEIGHTFISPEFQRSHVNSHAKYLLLEYVFETLAFTRVEICTHEDNLQSRHAIARIGGQFEGILRKNRRAKDGRYRNTALFSIINDEWSQVKANLLKTGQSKEVFSYV encoded by the coding sequence ATGCTAAAACCAATTAGTCTTGAAAGTGAATTGATTAAATTGGAGCCGATAACAATGGCTCATTTATCTGATTTTTATAATGCGGGAAACTTTGCTGAAGTTTGGCGGTATATGCAGTCAAACCCTTGTGAAAATATCGAAATTACACGAACTTGGATTAGTGGCATGATTGACGAAATGGACACCGGGTCACAAATTGCGTTTGTCATCATTAACAAGCAGAGCAATAAAATAGTGGGTTCAACGCGTTTGTTTCGCGTAAATGAAGTCGATCGCGCTTTGGAAATCGGACATACCTTTATCTCTCCTGAGTTTCAACGCAGCCATGTTAACTCCCATGCTAAATATCTGTTGCTTGAATATGTTTTTGAAACATTAGCGTTCACTCGTGTTGAAATTTGTACACATGAAGACAATCTACAATCACGTCATGCGATTGCGCGTATTGGTGGTCAGTTTGAAGGTATTTTAAGAAAGAATCGTCGTGCAAAAGATGGTCGTTACAGAAATACTGCCTTATTTAGCATTATTAACGACGAGTGGTCGCAAGTAAAAGCTAACTTATTAAAAACAGGCCAGTCTAAAGAGGTGTTTTCTTATGTATGA
- a CDS encoding transcriptional regulator, GntR family → MTEQKRKRRAKYLLIADALKQAIKQGQVVPSEALPSARTLAAQLNVNRHTIMAAVAELVAQGWIEAKERSGYRVVNKLPIQTSKTISNLIVEHQTFDWQFRHKKTTATTTVKGATAYKYNFSGGQPDNRLFPFNEFKHYFSQLLQHPKFTNLGYDNNIGETDLITQVSTYLRRVRSITDKEIMICNGSQEGLYMVSKLLLQAGDKVAVEQFGYPPAWAAFKSSGAELAVIEQDHKGIIPEYLATQLGKGDIKLIYLTPLHQYPTTVTLDVSRRMQIYQLAAQFGVAIIEDDYDHEFHYDSQPIAPMAANDPIGLVIYISTFSKLMFAGARIGYVVANNALITELTAYKTLMNHKNNVLMQQAVAKWMQQGGFESHLRRMTRCYHKRRDFLVNLLRDYQHQGLPITFDCPPGGMALWVDMGVSIIGLKQTLLTKDVYLQTEVDFNLVTEHLITEQKKSQYRFIRVGFASMNEVEITQGMKIIVQELYG, encoded by the coding sequence ATGACAGAACAGAAAAGAAAACGCCGAGCAAAATACTTACTTATCGCCGATGCATTAAAACAAGCAATTAAACAAGGACAGGTAGTTCCAAGTGAGGCACTTCCCTCTGCCCGCACATTAGCCGCACAGTTAAATGTTAACCGCCATACCATTATGGCTGCAGTCGCAGAGTTGGTTGCCCAAGGTTGGATTGAAGCCAAAGAGCGTTCGGGATATCGGGTCGTTAATAAGTTACCCATTCAAACAAGTAAGACGATAAGCAACCTAATTGTTGAGCATCAAACTTTTGATTGGCAGTTTCGACATAAAAAAACCACTGCCACTACAACTGTTAAGGGGGCCACTGCATATAAATACAATTTTTCAGGGGGCCAGCCTGACAACCGCTTATTCCCATTTAATGAATTCAAACACTATTTTTCGCAACTTTTACAACATCCGAAATTTACCAATTTAGGCTATGATAATAATATCGGAGAAACGGATTTAATCACCCAAGTTTCAACATATTTACGTCGCGTCAGATCCATAACAGATAAAGAAATCATGATTTGTAATGGTTCTCAAGAAGGCCTGTACATGGTATCTAAACTACTATTACAAGCAGGTGATAAAGTGGCCGTTGAACAGTTCGGCTATCCACCAGCATGGGCAGCCTTTAAAAGTTCAGGCGCTGAGCTGGCTGTTATAGAACAAGACCATAAAGGCATTATCCCTGAGTATCTAGCTACACAACTTGGAAAGGGAGATATTAAACTCATTTATTTGACGCCATTACATCAATACCCGACAACAGTGACATTAGATGTCAGTAGAAGAATGCAGATATATCAGCTAGCTGCACAATTCGGCGTTGCGATTATAGAAGATGATTACGACCATGAGTTTCATTACGACTCTCAACCAATTGCCCCGATGGCGGCAAATGATCCGATCGGTTTAGTTATCTATATTTCAACCTTCTCAAAATTAATGTTCGCTGGTGCACGCATTGGGTACGTGGTAGCAAATAATGCATTAATCACGGAGTTAACCGCATACAAAACGTTAATGAACCATAAAAATAATGTGTTAATGCAACAGGCGGTCGCTAAGTGGATGCAACAAGGTGGCTTTGAAAGTCATTTAAGACGTATGACCCGCTGCTACCATAAACGCCGTGACTTTTTAGTTAACCTATTACGGGATTATCAACACCAAGGTCTGCCAATCACTTTTGATTGCCCCCCTGGCGGCATGGCACTGTGGGTGGATATGGGCGTATCAATTATTGGTCTAAAGCAAACGTTACTGACTAAAGATGTATATTTACAGACCGAGGTTGACTTTAATTTGGTAACAGAGCATTTGATAACCGAACAAAAAAAATCGCAATATCGGTTTATTCGGGTGGGGTTTGCTTCCATGAATGAAGTCGAAATAACGCAGGGAATGAAAATAATAGTGCAGGAATTGTATGGTTAA